Genomic DNA from Corallococcus silvisoli:
GAGGTGGAGCGCAAGCTGCCGGACGGTGGAATGTCGTGAGCGGCGCCCACTGCGACGTCGCCGTCCTCGGGGGAGGGCCGGCTGGCGCGGGACTGGCGCTCGCCCTGTGTGCCCGGACGCCGCTGTCCGTCACGCTGGTGGAGCGCGCGGCCCACGACACGGCTCGCGTGGGGGAGACCCTGCCTCCGCACGCGAGGCGGCCCCTGGTGAAGCTGGGGGCGTGGGAGTCCTTCGTCCGGGACGGACACCTGCCCTCACGCGGCACGGCGTCCTGCTGGGGCTCCGCCACCGTGGGCTACCACGACACGCTGATGTCGCCCCTGGGGCCCGCCTGGCACCTGGACCGCGCCCGCTTCGACGCGGGCCTGCGCGCCCAGGTCGCGGAGCGCGGCGGCGGCGTGCGCACCGGCACCAGCCTGTCGGGATGCGAGGCCTTGGGCGCGTGGGGCTACCGGCTGCACCTGTCCCACCCGGTGGAGGGCCCCTCCACGCTGGAGGCGCGCTTCGTCGTGGACGCGACGGGCTGGAAGGCGGCCTTCGCCACGGCCCAGGGCGCGCGGCGACGGGTGGTGGACCGCTGCTTCGCCCTGTACGGAGACTTCCACCTGAGGGCCGGCGCGGCCTTCAGCACACAGGCGCTGGTGGAGGCGTGCCCGGAGGGGTGGTGGTACTCCGCGCTGCTGCCCGGCGGGCACGTCGTCGTCGCGCTGGTGGGGGACGGGGAGTCGCTGCGCGGCGTGCGCCCGCGCGACCCGGCCCCCTGGCTGTCATTGCTGGCGCGCACCACCGCCACCCGCGAGCGGCTGGAGGCGTGTGAGTTCACCGGCGAACCGCCACGGGCGGTGCCCGCCCCCGTGGGAGTCCTGACCCCTGTCCATGCGGCGCACTGGCTGGCGGTGGGGGACGCGGCGTGCACGTATGATCCGCTGTCCTCCCAGGGCATCACGAAGGCGCTCGACGCCGCGCTGCCGGCGGCCGAGGCCCTGGATCAGCACCTGCGCGGCCGCCCGAACGCGCTCGCGGCCTACGAGGCCCAGGTGCGGCGGGGCTTCGTGGAGCACCTGCGGACGCGGGACCACTACTACCGCGAGGAGCGGCGGTGGCCCGACGCCCCCTTCTGGCGCAACCGGCGCGAGTCCCTGGCCTCCGCCGCCCTGGCCGCGTGACGGCCGCCCCTCCTTCACCCCAACCGGGATGGATCCATGCAGACACGACGTCGAAATCTCCTGCTCACGCTGGGAGGCGTGAGCGCCCTGACCGCCGCGGTGGCGCTGGTCGGGTACCGAGCAACCTCGGGAGTCCCCTCGCCGCCGCCCACGAGCGAGGCCACGGGCTCCGGCGCACAGGTGCAGGTCACCTCGGCGCCCACCCCGGGGACCGTGCCGCCGCCCTACCCCGTCTTTCCCCACGGCGACACGCTGACCCAGCCGCTGGACGAGAACGACGCGCAGGCACAGCGGTTCCTGGCCTTCTACGCCAGGCAGGGCGGCGTGAGCTTCCCGTCGCTGACCAAGGGCGGGCTCAAGGCTTTGCCCAACAGGACCCTGGACATCGCGCACAACGGCTTGAACCTGGGGAGTCAGAAGTTCAACTCCTCGCTGGTGTGTCAGTCCTGCCATGACACGGACTGGCTGGCCAACAGCGACCTCACCCCGCCCGCGGGCTCCCCCTCCACCTACAAGGCCCTGCCCACCATGGCCTTCTGGCAGATGCCCGGCGTGGACCGGCGCTGGAGCGACAAGACCCCGCCGTCCTACCTGGACCCCACCGCGCCCCCGCCGCTCGCCGCCAACTGGTCGCCCTTCGGCGACTGGAGCGCGTCCGTGAAGGCCCTGGCCGGCCGCGATCCCATCTTCCTCGCGCAGGTGGAGACGACGCGGAAGCTGTCGCCCCATCAGCCCGACACGGTGGACAACCTCTGCCTGCGCTGCCATTCGCCGCTGGCCCAGCGCCAGGCGCAGAGCGCCCACCGGCTCTTCACGCACGACCTGCTCTACTCCACGCCGGACAACTCCCAGCAGGACCCCGAGCGCGCGGTGTTGGGCGCCCTGGGGCGCGACGGGGTGTCGTGCAGCGCGTGTCACTCCCTGGCGCCCGACAGCGGGCAGCCCTGGAACGGCACGGACTACACGGCCTTCTACGGCGCCACCCGCCAGACGATCTTCGGCGACAACGTGTCGGCCCGCCTCACGGAGCCGGGGGACGACGTCCTGCCGCCCCCCTTCCCCTTCACGTCGTCCATGAACCTGCGCCCGGGCGCCATCGTGGGTCCGGACACGAAGCTGAACAAGCAGCCCATGGCCGCCGCGGGCCTCAGCCTGGAGACGGCCGCCACGGTGGGGGGACACAGCTACCTGCGCGACTCCATGGTCTGCGGCGCCTGCCACACCGTCGTCCTGCCCAAGGTGCCCACGAACTACCGCGCGTCGATGCCCATCGCGGAGGCGGAGGGCCACGGCGCCTATGTGCGGCCCACGAGCTGCCCCAAGGGCCAGACGACCTTCAGCCCCAGCGCCGACTTCCTGACCGACCCCTGCGTGGAGCTGGCCTATGAGCAGACCACCTACTTCGAATGGCTCAACAGCGGCTACGCCCAGTCCACGTCCACCTGCATGACGTGCCACATGCAGATCACCTCGCCCGACTCGCCCTATGACGGCCCCGTGAAGGTGGCGCAGCAGAACAGCGCCCTGGCGGCCTTCTATCGCGACAACCAGACCTTGCCGCCCCGCCAGTACAACCGCCACACGCTGCTGGGCATCAACCTGTTCGTCCACGAGATGTTCCAGCAGTTCCCGGACGTGCTGGGCCTGGACTTCTATGCGCGGCCGGACTCGCGCGTGCCGCCGTTCCTCCAGAGCCCGGAGATCCTCGCGCGCACGCCCAACCTCGTCACCAACCCGGGCGCGGAGGACGGCCCCAAGGCGGACCTGACGGTCGACGGCTGGGTGCCGGACCCCGGCACGTCCGTCACGGTGGTGGCGCAGCTCCAGGGGTTGTCCAAGCAGACCATCCAGCCCAGCCATGGCGCGCAGTTCTTCCAGCTGGGCGGCGGCGCTTCGCTCACCGTCGACGTGTCCGCGTACCAGGCGCTCATCGACAAGGCCGCGGGCGCGGCGACGGTCCTGTGGGGCGCCACGGTCTACTGCGACGGCGTCGTGCCCTGCGGCACGCTGGCGCTGCAGCAGAAGGGCTCCCAGGGGACATGGGCGGCCACGGCGGGTTCCCTCCCCATGCCGGCCAGCCAGCAGCGCTGGATTGCCGTCCAGGCGGCCACCCCCACCGCGATTCCCGCCGGGACGAGCGCCCTGCGCCTGGCCTTCCAGCCGGGCCGCGCGATGAGCGTGGACGACGTGTTCCTGGCGCTGAAGTTCCCGGACGGCTCGGTGGCGCCGCTGGTGGACGGCAAGCGCGACTACACCTTCGCGAAGAACCTGCTCAACGCCGAGCAGTCCATCCTGGACCTGGCGGTGAACACCGCGCAGGGGGCATTCGACCCCGAGCAGCCCGCGGTCCTCGTGTCCGTGGCCATGCCCACGCAGAGCGGCGGCATGCTCAACGTGCCCGTCACCGTCACCAGCAACGTGGGCCACAAGTTCCCCAGCGGCGCGGGCTTCCGCCGGGCGTTCCTCCAGTTCGAGGTGCGGGACGCCGCCGACAGGGTGCTGTGGGCCTCCGGGCAGCCCAACGCGCTGGGCGTCATCTGCAACGGCGTCTGCAAGCCGGATGACAGCGCGCTGCTGGCCAGCGAGTTCACCACCGACCCGTCCAAGATCCAGCCGAACCGCCAGGTCATCACCCAGCAGGACCAGGTGCAGATCTACGAACTGCGCGCGGTGGACGACTACAACCACCTCACCAGCCTGGAGCTCCAGCAGTTCCGGGACGTGAAGGACAACCGCCTGCTGCCCCAGGGGTGGATCGCCCCCGACAAGCGCAAGCCGGAGGAGATGCTGCTCGGCCTGAACCTCCAGCAGCTCGCGCGCCTCACCGCGCCGTACAGCTACGTGCTGGGGAAGAATGACACGAGCGTGTCGAGCGACCCGGACTTCACCACGTCGCCAGCGACGGGCATGGACCACGTCACCTACCAGGTGCCGCTGTCCGCGGTGAGCGGGTGGAAGAGCATCCGGGTGCGGATGAACTACCAGACCATCCCACCGCACTATCTGAACGCGCGCTTCCGGGACTCGCTGCTGGATGACCAGGGGCGGCCCACGCAGTCAGGGCCCGCGGTGCAGCGGCTCATCTACATGACCAGCCACCTGAACACGAAGACGTCGCTGACCTACAAGCCACGGGGCCAGGGCGCGCAGCAGGTGGACTTCATGGACAACTGGTCCATGGTGCTGAGTGAAGCCCAGGTGACGAAGGACTGACCCGCCAAGGCGGCAGGTCAGGGTGAGGGGGCCCCCGCGCTGGATGTCTCACCGGCCGCGGGGGCCGTGAAGGAAGGCAGGGCGAAGCGGGGCACCGGCAATGTCACCTCGTGGGGAAGCCCCGCCGTCTTGCCCGTCTTGAGGAACTCGTAGACCGCCTCCTTCGCCGCGGGCTCGCCTCGGAGCAGATAGAACGCGCCGTCATGGCCGGCGCGATGGACCAGGATGGCGTGGCCGTTCGGGAAGTACGGCAGCAGGCCGAGGGTGTTCTCGATGGGCGTCGAGGTATCCCAATCCCCGTGCACGAACACGACCGGTATCGCGCTCGGCAGAGGCTTCCTTAGCGCATCGCCCACGTCCCGGGTGGGCCAGTCCGGCGCCGACGCGATGTTCGCCTCGAAGTTCCAGGTCCCGAGCAGCTCGGTGGCCGGGTCGGTCCGCAACAGGTGCTCACGCTCGGCCGTGACTCCCAGGCTGCTGTCAATCAACGGGCCAATCAGCTTCGTCTTGCCGGCCGCGCGGTCAGCGATGACTTCGCGCGCCCAGCCCTCGTAGTGCCCGTGATAGAGCGAGAGGATGAAGGCTGGCCATTGCTCCCCCTCCTGGGTGTGTGAGTTCAGGGCGAGCTGCAGGTCCTCCGCGCCCAGGACCACGGTCTGGCCCCCTCCCGCGTCGTCGCGGACCTGGACTCGCACCGGCCCCGTCGCGAAGCGGCGGTGGAGGGTGCGCACGGCCTCCATCAGCCCGCCCGCGGGACGATAAGGCTCAAGCCCTGGGTCGCGGTCGGCGTCGTAGGCGATGCGCTGGAGCGCCGCGAAGACGTCCGAGGGCATGTCATAGCCATTGTTCAAGGGCTCCACGCCCGACAGCACCGCGCGGGCGACGATTCCCGGATGGAGCCGCATCACCGCGAGGCTCCACTGCGACCCGAAGCTGCCACCGAACAGGCTCACCTTCTGGTAGCCGAGCGCGCGCCGAAGGGCGTCCACGTCGGCGGCAAGCTCGGTGATGTCGTAGCCAGACAGGTCCTTCCCCGGGTTCTCCGCGATGGCCCTCCGCGCCAATGAGCGCATGGCCTGGGCCTCCACCTGCGCCGAGCCGGGGCGGTCCAGGAGCATGGCGTCACTCGAGGCTTCGAGCATCTCTCCCCGCCGGGTGAACCCTCGCTGCTCCAGGACGACCAGGTCTCCCACGGCACCGAAGGTCAGCCACGAGCGCAGTCGGCCCTTGCCCGCCGCGTCATCGTCGATGAGCGAGCCGAGCACGCTCAGGCCCGGACCTCCCGGGAGCCAGAACACAGGCGGAGCCCCCGTGGGGCGCGGCGCCTTGATGCGAGCGAACCCCACTCCGATGAGACGGCTCTCCGGCTTCCGCCGGTTCTCGGGCACATAGAGGGTCCCCAGCTCGTACGACACACGGGTACCGGGCTCGAGTTCGACGGCGCTGCGCTCGATGATCACCTCCCCTGGCTTGTGCTGGGCCAGGGCACCTGCCGGGAAGGCCAACGACAGACAAAGCGAGAGACACCGCCAAGACGACTTCAGCGAGAACGCGCGCATGGGGTGAGGAGAAGGCATGAAGTCCGAGAATATTCCGGGCCTGAGGAGGCGCGAGGCCGCGCGTCCGGGCTGGAAGGCCTGTGGGCTACTCAAGACCCTTCAGAGGCTTCGAACGGTGAGGCATCGCTACGTCCAGTGGCACCTCGTTACAGAGGATGCAACCGGCGGCGTGCAGGTAGACGTGATGCAACTCACAGAGCCCGTGGTTCGGGGGTCCTTCAGGCCAGCGCCACGGCTTGGCGTTGGACGTCGGGATGGCTTCGCGGGGGAACTGCTCGACCATCTCGCGCACCTTGCCGAGCAGCGCAACGACCGGAGAGGCCGCATCCAGCGCGAAGGGAAGCCGCTCCCAGCCCTCTCGCGCCGATGCCGCGTCGAGGATCTCCAGGAGGAATCGTTTCTGCGCATCGAAGTCCTCCGCCGTCCACCCGAGCTCTGAGACATCGAAGCCCACCATGCCCAGCCCCATGACGGACTGGTCGCTCTCCGCCAGCCAGAGCGCCAACCGCAGCTCCCAAGGCGTCCGCGCGTGCGCGGTCGCCGCGAGCGTCAGGACGTCGAAGAACGTGGCCAGCAGCCCGTTGCTGGCATGGACGTAAGGGGCTCCCGGGACCCGTTCATTGGTGATGTGGTCTCCCATGTGGGCACTCCCTCTCGAGCGCAGCCGGCCCCGGCGCGGACTGGCGCCCCAGCTTTCGTGGCGGTGCACCCAATCCTGGTGCGTGAGCGAGCCGATGTCCACGACGCGTCGTCGCACGCCAAGAGGGCTCGGCGAGCTGGAGGCGCGGAGGAAGGGGACCTGGGCCGGATGTCAGCGGGTGGGACTCCGCTTCTGGTCACCCATGAGCCTCCGGAGTACAAGGCGCGCATGGAAGGCATTCGTTGGGTTGCGCTTGTGCTTTTGATTCTATTTTCTGGCTACACGATCCATGCAAGCCGGACAGAATCCTTTTGGAAGTCTCTCAAAACGGTTCTCGCGTTGAAGTGGGGCCGCCAGGTGACGCTTGACCTCTACCTGGGCCTCTTCTTGTTCAACTTCGTCATCTACCTCAACGAGGGGTCGGTGCTCGTCGCGGCGGCCTGGCTGCTTCCAACCCTGATCCTGGGGAACATCGTCCCGCTGATCTATTTCGTGGTGAACTTCGGCTCCCTGGTCAGCCACTTCACTTGAGACAGGT
This window encodes:
- a CDS encoding tryptophan 7-halogenase codes for the protein MSGAHCDVAVLGGGPAGAGLALALCARTPLSVTLVERAAHDTARVGETLPPHARRPLVKLGAWESFVRDGHLPSRGTASCWGSATVGYHDTLMSPLGPAWHLDRARFDAGLRAQVAERGGGVRTGTSLSGCEALGAWGYRLHLSHPVEGPSTLEARFVVDATGWKAAFATAQGARRRVVDRCFALYGDFHLRAGAAFSTQALVEACPEGWWYSALLPGGHVVVALVGDGESLRGVRPRDPAPWLSLLARTTATRERLEACEFTGEPPRAVPAPVGVLTPVHAAHWLAVGDAACTYDPLSSQGITKALDAALPAAEALDQHLRGRPNALAAYEAQVRRGFVEHLRTRDHYYREERRWPDAPFWRNRRESLASAALAA
- a CDS encoding alpha/beta hydrolase, with the translated sequence MPSPHPMRAFSLKSSWRCLSLCLSLAFPAGALAQHKPGEVIIERSAVELEPGTRVSYELGTLYVPENRRKPESRLIGVGFARIKAPRPTGAPPVFWLPGGPGLSVLGSLIDDDAAGKGRLRSWLTFGAVGDLVVLEQRGFTRRGEMLEASSDAMLLDRPGSAQVEAQAMRSLARRAIAENPGKDLSGYDITELAADVDALRRALGYQKVSLFGGSFGSQWSLAVMRLHPGIVARAVLSGVEPLNNGYDMPSDVFAALQRIAYDADRDPGLEPYRPAGGLMEAVRTLHRRFATGPVRVQVRDDAGGGQTVVLGAEDLQLALNSHTQEGEQWPAFILSLYHGHYEGWAREVIADRAAGKTKLIGPLIDSSLGVTAEREHLLRTDPATELLGTWNFEANIASAPDWPTRDVGDALRKPLPSAIPVVFVHGDWDTSTPIENTLGLLPYFPNGHAILVHRAGHDGAFYLLRGEPAAKEAVYEFLKTGKTAGLPHEVTLPVPRFALPSFTAPAAGETSSAGAPSP